The following nucleotide sequence is from Dehalogenimonas formicexedens.
CGGTTTTGCAGCCGGTCGAGCTGTGGGAAAAATCCGGGCGCGGCGCCGCCTTCGGGGCTAACCTGTTCAGGTTGACCGACCGGAAAGATCGCGTATTGGCGCTCGGTCCGACACACGAAGAAGTTGTCACCGACCTGGCTGCCCACTACATTCAGTCATATCGCGACCTGCCTCAGCGCCTATACCAGATCCAGACCAAGCTCCGCGATGAACCCCGCCCCCGGGGCGGTCTGGTACGTGTCCGCGAGTTCATCATGAAGGATATGTACACCTTTGACGCCGACGATGCCGGTCTCGAAGTGTCGTACCAGAAAATGGTCCAGGCCTACAAGAACATTTACCGGCGCTGCGGCTTGAAAGCCATGGTCATCGAAGCTGACTCAGGAGCTATCGGCGGCAAGGCCTCGCACGAGTTTATGGTGACTGCCGAAACCGGCGAAGATGAAATCATCTTTTGCTCCGGGTGCGGGTATGCCGCCAATGTCGAAAAAGCCAGGTTCAACAAAGGCGAAGTCGCTGAGCAGGTTCCATTGCCGATCGAAAATGTGGCCACACCGGGCAAGGAATCCATCGAGGACATCGCCGGTTTCCTCAATCTGGCGCCGTCCCAGATGCTCAAGTGCGTCTTCTACGTAGCCGGCAAGGAGTTCATCATCGCCGTGATCAGAGGCGATCTCGATGTCAACGAGGTCAAGCTGAAGAACCTGCTCAAGGCGGCGGAACTTCGTTTGGCGACCGCCGAAGAAGTCGCGGAGAAGGGGATCATCGCCGGCTCGGCCTCCCCGGTGGGGCACGATGCCAAAGTTATCGCCGACGATTCGATCGTCTCCTCCATCAACTATGTCGGCGGGGCCAACATCGCCGGCTGGCATGCCAAAAATATCATCCTCGGCCGTGATTTTAACGCCTACAAAACAGCCGATATCGCCTCCGCCAGAGTCGGATCAAAGTGCGCCAGGTGCGGCGGGATACTTGAGTCCACCCGGGGCATCGAGGTCGGTCACGTCTTCAAGCTGGGCACCTTCCTGGCCGAAACCTTTGGCGCCAACTTCACCGATCCCGAAGGCAACCAGAAACCCTGCGTCATGGGCTGCTACGGCATTGGGGTAGGCCGGCTCCTCGCCGCGGCTATCGAGCAGAACCACGATGACAAAGGCATCATCTGGCCGATGCCCATCGCCCCCTACCCGGTCCACATCTGCGGTCTTTCCATGGATAATGACAAGGTCAAACAAGCGGCGGAGAAAATCTACGCCGATCTATGCGCCGCGGGGATCAAGGCTTTGTTCGACGACCGGATCGAGTCTCCCGGCGTCAAATTCAATGACGCCGACCTGCTCGGTATGCCGATACGTATTACAGTTAGCCCGCGAACCCTCGACAAGGGTGGGGTGGAATTGAAAAAAAGGTCTGAAAAGGCGTTTATGCTAATTCCAGTCGATAATATAGTGAGCGAAGTGAGACATCTGATACAGGAACAGATGCAAATGGCTGCTTAGACCACAAACGCGCCACATGAAAGCGGCGGGCCATGGCCCGCCGCTTTCTATTTTTTCCAAAAATCAGCGCAAAGTACAATATGCTTAATACTTTAGTACGATGACAATTCTGATATATAGTTATATCTTTTATATTGGTTACTACAATTTTCTATGTATTTTGAAAGGAGACCAACGATGAATCTTTTCTATTCAACAATGAGCAGGCGTCAATTCATGAAGGGTTTGGGATTGGCGGGAGTAGGAACAGGTGTCGCTTCATTGGCGCCACAATTTCACGATTTGGACGAACTGGCGTCCAATTCATCCAGTGCTCAAAGAAGTTGGTGGGTTAAAGAGAGAGAGCACTATAACCCAGTAAACGAAATAGACTGGAACTTATTCAAGCAATACGATAAAACAAAGAACCCCTTTTACAGCCGCCCTCAATCAGTTACAGATAAAGTGAATGCTAGAGACCTGGAGATCCAAAAAGAGGCATTTTCCAAAAAAGTGCCCGGGGATTCACTACGTGATTACGGATTCAGCCAGGGTTCCAGTTTCATCGGCCCTCAGGCACCATGGGATGGCCCTACGGCATCTCTCCCCGCGGCAGCGGGTGGCGTTGCCTGGCAGGATTCCGCGGAAAACAATACCAGGATGATGCGTGCCGCTATCCATGCCTACGGAGGCGTGCTTACCGGGGCGTTGGAAGTCAATGACAAGACTTTGAGAATATTCCCAAAAGACATGTTTGTTTTCTCCAATATCGATAAAGCCCAGCAGGACAAATCGACCTTCCAGGTCCCTAATAAATGCAAATACATTCTCACTTTTACGGTTAAACAGAACTACATACAGAGTACCTACGGATTGCGCGCCGCGGATGAATATCCCGGAGGATACGGGACAAAGATGGCACTTGGTAACCAGGCTATTGGACATGCGTACTCCGGCAATGCCCAGGTCGGTTACGCGGCCATGCGCATGGTAAAGTCCATGGGTTACCAGACAATTTATAACGGCTCATATCTGTCTACCAATGTTGGCTTGGGCGTGTTCAGCGGTATCGGTGAGCAAGGCCGTCCGGCCTATGTTTGTACCCCGGACTACGGCCTGATGATCAGATATACTAATTATTTCCTTACCGACATGCCGCTTGCTCCGACTCCCCCAATCGACGCAGGTATTCTAAATTTCTGTAAAACCTGCATCAGGTGCGGTGATGGCTGCCCGTCTCAATCGATATCTAAAGAGGCGGATACAACCTGGGACGCTGCCGGCACCTGGAACCGTCCTGGCTTCAAGGGCTGGTACATCAACTGGCAGACCTGTATTGACTTTGGCTCCCCCGGCGCATGCATGAATTGCCTCGTAATGTGCCCATTCAACCATCCGGCAGAAGGAGTGATCCACCCTATCGTCAGAGCGGTTGCCGCGACTACGCCCATGTTCGACAGGTTCTTCGGCCAGGCTGACCGCGCCTTTGGCTATTCCAGGCCCAGGAGTGAGTCGGAAATGCAGGACTGGTGGGATCGAGACTTAAAGAATTGCGAGTTCGACACTACTCTGGGGGCCGGAAAATCTGCCTGGTAAAACACAAAAAGAGGCGGCAGGCCCAAAGCCTGCCGCCTCTTTTTGACGATTGAATTTAATCTTCCGGAATCTTGTCGCCGGGCCCGCCCGGGATATCGTAATCTTCAAGTCTCCCGGCTTCCTGCAAAGCGTGTTTGGTGATTTTCTGAAGATAATGAGCCAAACGGCGCCTCTCCAGATCGCTGAGAATAGAAACCCCCCCGCCCCTGTTTTTGGTTGAATTCATCTTCCCGAGAATCTCGTCGCCTTTAGGAGTTAAAGCCAGGCTGATCTTGCCCCTGGCCCCTTTGGTCACCGTCACCAGACCATTTTTCACCATACGTGCTATCAGGCTGGTGATTGTATGATGTTCCCGGATCATTATCCGGCAAATATTCTCAATCGAAATTTCGGCATTCGCCTCGATAAGCCTCATCACCGTTGCCTGCTCCAGGGTGACGCCGCAGCGGCTAGCCTCATGTTCACTGACTCTGTATATGCTCTGGCGTGCGCGGAACAGCAAGAATATGAGATCTGTTTCTGCTACCCTTGGGAACTGATTATCTTCAATCATGAGCGGTCCTCTCAGGATTCCCCCAGTGTACCATCAGGTGTCAATTATTACCACTAATAACCTTAACTAATTCTTAACAATAAATACGCATAAATGCTTATTTACATATCGCATGTGATGTCTTACAATACCCATCCAGAATGTTATATAGCATAACAAGGAAGGGGTAAAAAGCATGTCCAAGTTCCATTCCAGTGTTTCCCGGCGTGATTTCATGAAAGGCCTCGGTCTGGCCGGTATTGGGGTTGGCGCCGCTGCCGCCGCAAGCCCCGTTTTCAGGGACCTTGACGAGCTTGCGTCAGCCGGCAAACAGTCTAAACCCTGGTGGATAAAAGAGCGCGATTATGAAGATATTACCACTGAAGTTGACTGGCAGACCTACAAAAACTACGATGCCGCCGCTCACCCTTCGGTGCCCGTTTCCGATGAAGTTAAAGCTGCCACCACGGCAAGATTGGCTAAAGACAAAGCTGACGGGCTGGCCGGTCTGGTTCCCGGAGCTGACCGCAGAGCATTCGCATTGCAATCTGCTTACGGCCGAGGGGGCACAGGCCCACTCTGGGATGGAGCTGATAACTGGTGGAAACCCGCGTCCACTGATGTCGTTTCGCCTTATAATGAATCACCGGAATATAACCTCCAGGTTGTTCGAGCCGCCCTGCACACCTATGGGACCCCAGCCGTGGGCGTCGTTGAACTGACCCCGAACATGAAGAAATTATTCAACAAAGACCTTATCTCCTGGGAAGACCGGAGCGATCCGGTCCTCGACGGAAAAGTCTACCGCTTCCCCAACAAATATAAATACATGTTAGTCTGGGAAACCCAGATGCCGCAGACCCAGGCGACGCTCAACTACAAACCTGACCCGAACAATCCGAGCGGCTACGGGTCATCGGTTCCGATCGGCCGTATGGACGCCCAGGGCTATAACTACGGACGCCTGGTTGCTTCTCAGGCGACGTCTTTCCTCAAGGGCCTGGGTTATGTCGCGGTCAAACCCGGCACCGGCTTCTTCCTCCAAAATTCAGCCTACGGAATTTTCGCCGGGCTGTCGGAACAGGCTCGCCCCAACTACCGCATGAGCCCCGGATACGGCCTGTGCAGCCGGCAAGCGGAAATAGCCATCACCGACATGCCCTTGGCGCCGACCAAGCCGATCGACTTCGGCGGCCACCGATTCTGTCAAAAATGCAAGCGGTGCGGCGAAGTCTGCCCCAGCCAATCGATCGACATGCGGGACGAACCATCGTGGGACACGGTCGTCCCCAAAAACAATCCAGGCATCAAAGCCTTTTGGATGAACTGGGATACCTGTTCCGGATTCGGTGCCCCGGGTAACTGCGGCATCTGCCAGCCGACCTGCCCCTTTAATCATCCGACAGAGGCGGTTATCCACCCGATCGTCCGGGCAACCGCGGCAAACACTGGTATTTTTAACGGCTTCTTTGCCAGCATGGACCGGAAATTCGGCTACGGCAAACCACGGACCATGGATGAGATCGAAGCTTGGTGGACCCGCGACCTGGCGACTTACAAGGGTGACACGATTCTTGGCGCCGGCAAGTATATCTGGTAGTCGCTCGTTCCCGAGAATTCCGAAAGGGCAGGTGCAGACCTGCCCTTTCGTGTTAATGGTATGGTACTTCGAAAATCGAACGGTCGATGACCGATAATTGGCTGAAAACCTCTCTGGTTGTTATACTTCAACCGGTTGAAGGGCAAATTTCCTTATGAAGCCTTCGAACAGCATTGAAACGATGAACCTCTCGACAACCGACGGAATCGATACAGCCAAGCTGATCGCTGAATTGGGTTGGCAATTCCGAGTTTCCCGCTCCCTTTTGGCTGCGCATCAGGCGGGCTTCTTCGAGGCGCTCAGGTCACCGAAGACTGCCGTTCAACTTTCCTTAGCCCAGTCCACGGATGCGGAAGTGACGGAAAAAGTCCTGATCGCAATGTGCGCGCTAGGATTATTGGATCGCCGTGACGATACCTACTCTCTGACCGACCTGGCCCGCGATATCATGTTGCCCGAAAGTGTGCGTTATATCGGTGGCGCGCTGGATTTTAGCGAGTACATGTGGTGGGAATGGTCGGTGCTTCCTGACATGCTTAGAGGCGGCAAAAAGTACACGGAGCGTCACCGGCTGATGAAACAGCTTCAAAGCGGAGCCTCTTATGTCAGCGGGCCCGAGTATTTCACCCTGGCAATGCACGGCAAGGCCGTCAATGGCGGCGCCCAATTCATGGTTGAACACGTAGATTTGTGTGGCCGGCATCTTCTCGTAGACATCGGCGGCGGACCTGGCACCTATTCAGTTGCCTTTTGCCAGCGTTTCCCGCAGCTCAAGGCGGTCGTCTGGGATCAGCCTCAACCGCTGGAAGTAGCGCGACAGGTGGTCAAACATTACGAGCTGAATGACAGGATCAGGCTCCAGCCGGGTGATTGGGAAAACGATGAATTCACACACGGCGGCGACGTCATCCTGTTATCAAACGTGATCCACGGACCTCGAAGCAACGCTCCCACTATATTAGCCAAGGCTTTCCGCGCTCTACGGCCGGGTGGGTTGTTGATCGTTCAGGAGTTTTTATTGAACAGCCAAAAAACCGGTCCGATCCCGGCCGCGGTATTCAATATCATGGTCGGAGCCTTTTCCGAATCGGAGCTTATCGATTTGATCAGTTCCGCGGGTTTCACAGGTGCCCGTCTATTGGCAACCGATCCGATTGTCGGCAGCGGTATCGTTACCGCGTCCAAACCGCTTTGAACGATTTATAAGCCAGAGGAAAGCAAATGGTTTTGGAAAGAAGATTATCGATAGCCCATTTCGATAGCTGGCCGGGCGATTCAACTTATTACGAGGTAATAAAGAACTCCTCTTCGCGCTTCCGCAGCGAAATTTTCGATATCTATTTCGGAAAGGTTTTCCGTTATAACTATACCGACCGGGAACCTTGGGATGACCGTCAAAAAGCTCACGACGTGGTTTATGGCAATGTCATGGGCGTGGAAGCGTCTGATGCCCAGGTCGAGAGTCTCTTTCGCATACAATCCGAATTCGGCATTCCGGTTTCTCTGACAATCAATCAATTGAATATCCCGGTGGAACTTTTTTACAGCCGCAATGACCGGGTGGTCAAGGCTTTCGCTGACTGGTTAGACGGTTTTTATCAAAAAGGGCTCAGGAGTTGCACCCTGGCTAACAACCACCTGATGCGCACCGGCATCCTGCAACGATTGTTCCCGGAAATGAAATGGAAGAACACTGTCAACCAGCAAGTCATGACGGCGCAACAGGTCACGGACTACCTTTATCTTGGTTATGACATCATCCAACTCGACCGATCGCTCAATCGTAACCTGGGAGAGTTGAAAAGAATAAAAGGGGCGGTGGACCAGTTCAGAGCCGAACACCCCAAGAAAAATGTTCGGACTTGTATGCTGGTATGGGAAGACTGCCTGCCGAGTTGTCCCTTCAAACGGGAGCATGACGATCTGCAGATATACCATAAATGCGTAAATTATTACCTTAGCGGCCCCGGGTCCTACACCTGTAATCGCTGGAGAGATGCCACCGGGAAAAGCCTGTTCCCGCGATCAGGCACCAATTGCTGCTGGGTAAGCCGCGAGACATTTGAAACTTACGCGGAGCTTGTAGACATTTTCAAATTCAGCGGCCGGATGACCAGTTTCGTATCTCTGGATGGCGCCGGAGACCTGCAATATGGTTGGAGCGCAAAAAATAACGCCTTAGCTTCGTTCGGTGAAATATTGGAGCATAACCTGGAGCCGTTCAATGCGTGGGCGATTGGCGCTTTCAAACTCTCGCCTTTTGAACAGAACCCCAGTAAGATACGCCAGGACCTGGCCGGTAGTCTGTGGCTGACTCCTCAGGGTCGAAAACTGGAAAAACAATTGATGACCTGCCGTAGCCAGTGCTACAACTGTCACCTGTGTGAAAAAACCTTCGGATTGCCTGACCTGAATTCATTAATAGAGCTTTAAGGGCTTTCCGTTTTATTAATTTTCTTTTCATATTAATTTGTTTACTCCCCGGTATCATACTTACTATAACTATTTCCTAATGAAATTTAGGCATAAATGCGTATTTACATATCGCATGTGACACGTTACGATATAACACGTGGGTAGTGACCCATAATTACTGCAAAGGAGCATAGGAGTAATGTCAAGGTTCCATTCCAGCGTTTCCCGGCGTGATTTCATGAAAGGCCTCGGGCTGGCGGGTGTCGGCGTAGGCGCCGCTGCCGCCGCGGCCCCGGTATTTCATGATCTCGACGAACTCAGTTCCTCGGTCAATCAATCGCATCCGTGGTGGGTAAAAGACCTGGAACACGAAAATCCGGCTGTCGAAATTGATTGGGACACTTTCAAGCCTTTCGACAACAAGAAAAATCCAATGCCCTCGATCACCCCCTCGGCCCAGGCCGCCAACAAGGTGCGCGACGATGATCTCCAGATCCCAGCTTTCGCCAATAAAACCCCCGGCGATTCGCTCAGGGATTACGCCTTCGGTACCGGTTCAAGCTTCATCGGTCCCGATGCCCCCTGGGACGGTCCTGCCGGAGCTGCCTTGCCGGCCAACGCCAAAGGGGTAGCCTGGAGCGATACCCCTGAGAACAATCTGCAGATGATGAGAGCCGCGCTGCACACCTACGGCGCCGTGCTCACCGGAGCCCTGGAAGTATCCGACAAAACCAGCCGGATCTTCGACGCCAGCGGTTTCGTATTCGACGATAGCGCGATCGGAACTCAGGACTCGAGCAAGGTTTACCACATACCCAAAAAAGCGAAATACATGCTCACCTTCGCGGTCAAGCAGAACTACATTCAGTCTCTTCATCTGCTGCGTGAAGATTCGTCCTACCGCGGTGGCTACGGCACCAAGCTCCAACTCGGCAACCAGGCCATCGGCCATGCCTATTCCAACTCATCCCAGGTCGGCTACATGGCCATGCGCATGGTCAAGACGCTGGGCTACGGTGCCTATAAAGCGGGCGTTCGGGCCAACGTACCTTTAGGCGTATTCTCGGGATTCGGCGAACAGGCTCGTTCGACCCATCTTATGACCCCGCGTTACGGGCTCATGGTACGCTATACCAACTATTTCTTCACCGACCTGCCGCTGGCAGCGACCCCGCCGATCGATTTCGGCGCTCATGCCTTCTGCAACACCTGCAAGCGCTGCGCCGAGCGCTGCCCGTCAGAATCCATTTCCCTCGAGGGTGATCGCTCATGGGATACCATCTCACCCGGCAACCGCGGTGGCTTCAAAGGCTGGTTCATGAACTGGCAGACCTGTATTGACTTCGGCTCGCCCGGCGCCTGCGGCAACTGCCAGGCCACCTGCCCGTTCAACCACCCGTCTGACGGCGTTATCCATCCCATTGTCCGGTCTACCGCGGCAACGACGGCATTGTTCGATCCCTTCTTCGCCAGTATGGACCGCGTTTTCGACTATGCCAAAGCCAAGACTCCGGATGAGCTTGAAGCGTGGTGGAGTCGCGATCTCGATAACTGGAAAGCCGACACCACGCTGGGCGCCGGCAAGTCCATGTGGTAACTCTAGGGTAAATCATCATCCGTTTTCGAACAGGAGGCCTTTCCAGGCCTCCTGTTCCATTTCAGGCATTCAACCGCTCCCGGCAGGTCATTAATTTTGGATATAATAACCTTATCATTACTTAAAATACGCATAAATGCGTATTTACATTCAACGTTGACGGTTATAAAATTAGTATCGTAAGGTTTCTATTTGTATCTGAGAGCTCCAGGCACCAGCCAAATAAATCGCACAAAATAACGAAGGAGAAAAAATGGCAACTTTCCACAGCACTCTTTCCCGCCGCGAATTCATGAAAGGTCTCGGTCTCACCGGCGCGGGACTTGGCGCGGCGGCCCTGGTGGCCCCCAATTTCCATGATCTGGATGAACTGGCTTCGTCAGCTGACAGCCACCCGACCATGCCATGGTGGGTCAAAACCCGGGAACATGAAGACATCACCAACGAAATAGATTGGGACACATTTAAAGCCTACGACAAGACGGCCAATCCCTTCCCTGTCGTCAGCGCTGAAAACGTGGCCATGCGCGCAGAACGTGACAAGAAGTTTGACAACGACGGTATAGTCCAGAACCTGCCAGGACGCAACCTCAGGGCTGTGGCTCTGGCCGATATGGTTACCGGCCTGCAGACAGCCCCACCCTGGGACGGTCCGGAAATCACCTCACCTCAAAGCAAGGGTTATACCGCCTGGCAGGACACGCCGGAGAACAACCTGCAAATGGTTCGAGCTGCGGTGCATCTCATTGGTTCCAACAACGCCGGCGCGCTGGCGCTCAACGAACATATGCTGCGCATTTTCGATAAGGGCGCCATCTCCTGGGAAGCCGGAATCGATAAGGGCACTCTGGACTCCAAGAAGGTTTATCATATCCCCGACAAATGCAAGTACATGCTGACCTACTCAATCCAGCAGAACTACACCCAGGCTAAATACCAGCTGCGCTGGGATGAGGAAACATACGGCGAAGGCAAGCTGGGACAGCCGATGCCTCTGGGACGGCCTACCGTACACCGCGCCTATGGCGACGGCCGCTATTCTGACTGGATGGCACTGCGCTTCGTAAAGAACCTTGGATATGGAGCCTACAAAGCTGGTGTAACCGCCAACGTCGCCCTGGGCATCTTTTCTGGCCTCGGCGAACAGGGACGCTCCACCTACATGATGTCCCCCAGGAACGGTTTGATGAACCGCATCACCAATTATGTCATCACCGACCTGCCGCTTGCGGCTACTCCACCCATCGACTTCGGCGCCTCCAAATTCTGCCCGCAGTGCAAGATCTGCGCCGAACGCTGCCCCTCCAACGCCATGTCGATGGAAAGCGAGACCACCTGGGACTACGGCCCGGGCAACCGCCCCGGCTATAAAGGCTGGCGCATGGACTGGATCAAATGCCAGGAAATGGGCGCGCCTTCACGCTGCGGTGTCTGCCACACCCTGTGCCCGTTCAACAATCCATCGGAAGGTATCATTCACCCGGTCATCCGCAT
It contains:
- a CDS encoding methyltransferase, whose translation is MKPSNSIETMNLSTTDGIDTAKLIAELGWQFRVSRSLLAAHQAGFFEALRSPKTAVQLSLAQSTDAEVTEKVLIAMCALGLLDRRDDTYSLTDLARDIMLPESVRYIGGALDFSEYMWWEWSVLPDMLRGGKKYTERHRLMKQLQSGASYVSGPEYFTLAMHGKAVNGGAQFMVEHVDLCGRHLLVDIGGGPGTYSVAFCQRFPQLKAVVWDQPQPLEVARQVVKHYELNDRIRLQPGDWENDEFTHGGDVILLSNVIHGPRSNAPTILAKAFRALRPGGLLIVQEFLLNSQKTGPIPAAVFNIMVGAFSESELIDLISSAGFTGARLLATDPIVGSGIVTASKPL
- a CDS encoding reductive dehalogenase; this translates as MATFHSTLSRREFMKGLGLTGAGLGAAALVAPNFHDLDELASSADSHPTMPWWVKTREHEDITNEIDWDTFKAYDKTANPFPVVSAENVAMRAERDKKFDNDGIVQNLPGRNLRAVALADMVTGLQTAPPWDGPEITSPQSKGYTAWQDTPENNLQMVRAAVHLIGSNNAGALALNEHMLRIFDKGAISWEAGIDKGTLDSKKVYHIPDKCKYMLTYSIQQNYTQAKYQLRWDEETYGEGKLGQPMPLGRPTVHRAYGDGRYSDWMALRFVKNLGYGAYKAGVTANVALGIFSGLGEQGRSTYMMSPRNGLMNRITNYVITDLPLAATPPIDFGASKFCPQCKICAERCPSNAMSMESETTWDYGPGNRPGYKGWRMDWIKCQEMGAPSRCGVCHTLCPFNNPSEGIIHPVIRMTAANTGVFNKFFGEADRYFGYATPKTDAELEGWWTRDLSSWKGDVIHGTGQYKW
- a CDS encoding reductive dehalogenase, producing the protein MNLFYSTMSRRQFMKGLGLAGVGTGVASLAPQFHDLDELASNSSSAQRSWWVKEREHYNPVNEIDWNLFKQYDKTKNPFYSRPQSVTDKVNARDLEIQKEAFSKKVPGDSLRDYGFSQGSSFIGPQAPWDGPTASLPAAAGGVAWQDSAENNTRMMRAAIHAYGGVLTGALEVNDKTLRIFPKDMFVFSNIDKAQQDKSTFQVPNKCKYILTFTVKQNYIQSTYGLRAADEYPGGYGTKMALGNQAIGHAYSGNAQVGYAAMRMVKSMGYQTIYNGSYLSTNVGLGVFSGIGEQGRPAYVCTPDYGLMIRYTNYFLTDMPLAPTPPIDAGILNFCKTCIRCGDGCPSQSISKEADTTWDAAGTWNRPGFKGWYINWQTCIDFGSPGACMNCLVMCPFNHPAEGVIHPIVRAVAATTPMFDRFFGQADRAFGYSRPRSESEMQDWWDRDLKNCEFDTTLGAGKSAW
- a CDS encoding reductive dehalogenase, whose translation is MSRFHSSVSRRDFMKGLGLAGVGVGAAAAAAPVFHDLDELSSSVNQSHPWWVKDLEHENPAVEIDWDTFKPFDNKKNPMPSITPSAQAANKVRDDDLQIPAFANKTPGDSLRDYAFGTGSSFIGPDAPWDGPAGAALPANAKGVAWSDTPENNLQMMRAALHTYGAVLTGALEVSDKTSRIFDASGFVFDDSAIGTQDSSKVYHIPKKAKYMLTFAVKQNYIQSLHLLREDSSYRGGYGTKLQLGNQAIGHAYSNSSQVGYMAMRMVKTLGYGAYKAGVRANVPLGVFSGFGEQARSTHLMTPRYGLMVRYTNYFFTDLPLAATPPIDFGAHAFCNTCKRCAERCPSESISLEGDRSWDTISPGNRGGFKGWFMNWQTCIDFGSPGACGNCQATCPFNHPSDGVIHPIVRSTAATTALFDPFFASMDRVFDYAKAKTPDELEAWWSRDLDNWKADTTLGAGKSMW
- a CDS encoding proline--tRNA ligase — its product is MRLSQLFGKTQREIPGEAETISHQLLLRAGMINQLTAGIYSYMPLAWRSAKKIMDIIRDEMDAAGGQEITMPVLQPVELWEKSGRGAAFGANLFRLTDRKDRVLALGPTHEEVVTDLAAHYIQSYRDLPQRLYQIQTKLRDEPRPRGGLVRVREFIMKDMYTFDADDAGLEVSYQKMVQAYKNIYRRCGLKAMVIEADSGAIGGKASHEFMVTAETGEDEIIFCSGCGYAANVEKARFNKGEVAEQVPLPIENVATPGKESIEDIAGFLNLAPSQMLKCVFYVAGKEFIIAVIRGDLDVNEVKLKNLLKAAELRLATAEEVAEKGIIAGSASPVGHDAKVIADDSIVSSINYVGGANIAGWHAKNIILGRDFNAYKTADIASARVGSKCARCGGILESTRGIEVGHVFKLGTFLAETFGANFTDPEGNQKPCVMGCYGIGVGRLLAAAIEQNHDDKGIIWPMPIAPYPVHICGLSMDNDKVKQAAEKIYADLCAAGIKALFDDRIESPGVKFNDADLLGMPIRITVSPRTLDKGGVELKKRSEKAFMLIPVDNIVSEVRHLIQEQMQMAA
- a CDS encoding MarR family winged helix-turn-helix transcriptional regulator, with product MIEDNQFPRVAETDLIFLLFRARQSIYRVSEHEASRCGVTLEQATVMRLIEANAEISIENICRIMIREHHTITSLIARMVKNGLVTVTKGARGKISLALTPKGDEILGKMNSTKNRGGGVSILSDLERRRLAHYLQKITKHALQEAGRLEDYDIPGGPGDKIPED
- a CDS encoding reductive dehalogenase → MSKFHSSVSRRDFMKGLGLAGIGVGAAAAASPVFRDLDELASAGKQSKPWWIKERDYEDITTEVDWQTYKNYDAAAHPSVPVSDEVKAATTARLAKDKADGLAGLVPGADRRAFALQSAYGRGGTGPLWDGADNWWKPASTDVVSPYNESPEYNLQVVRAALHTYGTPAVGVVELTPNMKKLFNKDLISWEDRSDPVLDGKVYRFPNKYKYMLVWETQMPQTQATLNYKPDPNNPSGYGSSVPIGRMDAQGYNYGRLVASQATSFLKGLGYVAVKPGTGFFLQNSAYGIFAGLSEQARPNYRMSPGYGLCSRQAEIAITDMPLAPTKPIDFGGHRFCQKCKRCGEVCPSQSIDMRDEPSWDTVVPKNNPGIKAFWMNWDTCSGFGAPGNCGICQPTCPFNHPTEAVIHPIVRATAANTGIFNGFFASMDRKFGYGKPRTMDEIEAWWTRDLATYKGDTILGAGKYIW